A stretch of DNA from Verrucomicrobiia bacterium:
ATTTTCCGCAGGTCCGCGCAGACGGTCGTAGAGTTCATCTTTTGCGTGCAACCATTTTGACGGAATGTCCTTCATGATCGGGTGGCTCGATTCGCGAGTTTCCACCACGAACTCATGCTGTGCTCCGTGGCTGCCACCGCGACCTGGTGTCAGGTCCTTGATGATCTTGCCTTCCCAGTAGTTTACGTATGGACCGCTCTTCTCCGAGCGATTACCCCAACCGCCGATGCCGATCATCTCGTTGTAAGCTTTCCATTCAGGAAAAGAATTATCCGCTGCGTGCACAGCCACGAAACCACCGCCTTTCTTCACGAAATCCTCGAAAGCCGCTTTCGTGGCATCAGTCCACGGCTCGCCATTGTAGTTGGAGACGACGACATCGTATTTGGAGAAGTCGGGTTTGAATTGCGACATGTCACCTTTACCCGGAGGTGTGGTGGCGGTTTCCACGGTGAACTTGCCGGTTTCTTCGAGCAATTTCTTGAGCCAGGGCGTGGTGCCTTTCCAATCGTGATTGTTTTGGCCATCGACGATAAGAACCTTGATCGGAGCCGCCGTGGCCGAAGCCAGCATGACGACGAGCAATGAAAGCGTGAGCAGCAGTTTTTTCATGGTGAATGAGGAAAGTTTAGGGAAGCACTTGCAAAAGTCGAGCGGGCAAAGTGCTGCCGGATTCCAGCCGGCAGTTGAAGTGCATTAACAAGCCTCGAGATAAATGAATGGAAGCAAACGGAGCGTTCTCCGGCAGGAGTGGATTATGTTACATCGATCGCGTTGAACTGCCGGCTGGAATCCGGCAGCACGGGCTTTGGGCTTCTTCACCTAAAAAGAAAGCCGGACAGACCTGAATCTGTCCGGCTTTTTGGAAAAATTTTGCAGATCAGGCAAACGCGGCGCGCAATTCTTCGAGATGCTTCGGAATCGCGTCATACGGGTCCGGCTTGGCTTCGTATTCGAGGGCGACGAAGCCCTGATAGTTCGCGTCCTTCATGATCTTCATCAGCTTCTTGAGGTCTGAATGCACCTTCTCGGCTTTCGGGCCGAACTGGATCTCCACCTTCACCTGCACGTTCACAGCGTAGGGCGCGCACTTGGCGAGATCACCATACGGGTCTTCCGTACGGAAGTTTCCGGTATCGAGATTGATGCCGAGCCATGGGCTCTTCACGGCTTTCACCATGTTCAGCAACTGGTCGGGCAGGGTCACGATGCCGCCGTGGTTTTCCATGCCGAGGATGATGCCTTTCTTACCGGCGTAATCGCAGCACTCTTCGAGCGCTTCGATGCAGTTCTTCAGGGCGACGGCTTCTTCTACGCCTTTAGCCTGTTGACCGGCGAAGACACGGATGTGCGGTGCGCCCAGCACAGAGGCCTGGTCGATCCACTTCTTCACATCGGCGATCTCGGCGTCCAGTTCCGGACCTTTCACGCGGGCGAAGTTATTGCCCACGGCGCTGCCGCTGATGATGACGCCGCGCAGGAAGGCGTGGCGGCGCAGCTTCAGGAGGTCATCAGTGGTGGTCTTGGGGTCGAAGAAATAGCTCGTCAGTTCAGCGCCTTCGCAATTGTGGTCAGCGCAGTAATCCACGAACTTGAACATGTCCATCTGCTTGCTGGCATCAGCGATGGTCTTTTGCTTGCCACGCATCCACGGGAAGTAATCGCGGAAGCCGTAAGCGGCGAGGCTGAGCATGAAACGCGGCTTGCCTGCGCGATTGATGGGCTCGATGGCCAAGGCAGAAGGCGTGAGCCCGACAGAACCAGCACCGGCGGCCAGCAAGGCCGAGCCAGCGGAGAGACGAAGGAAAGAGCGGCGGCTGAGAGTATTCATAGCTGATGTCCCTGAGTTAGGACGAACCAGCGAAGGCACACAATCAAAAATCTGCGGGGAATAATATATTACATGAGGGAGGGCAGGAAGTGGCGTGTGTAGGTGTAAATATCTTCTTTAGGTGACCGAACCTGTTCACGCTTATGAACGGTCTTTGAAAAGTTGGTTCCAGCCTTCGCCATGACAGAAATTACATTCTTTTTCGTCATGCTGACCAGTTCCCTGACAAGGAATGCATATGCATGCTTGGGCATGGATTTCCCATTTTTCTCCTACTAGGCGGAGTTGGTAACGTTGACGCATTTGAATCGTTCCCACCCGATGGACAG
This window harbors:
- a CDS encoding ThuA domain-containing protein; translation: MKKLLLTLSLLVVMLASATAAPIKVLIVDGQNNHDWKGTTPWLKKLLEETGKFTVETATTPPGKGDMSQFKPDFSKYDVVVSNYNGEPWTDATKAAFEDFVKKGGGFVAVHAADNSFPEWKAYNEMIGIGGWGNRSEKSGPYVNYWEGKIIKDLTPGRGGSHGAQHEFVVETRESSHPIMKDIPSKWLHAKDELYDRLRGPAENLTVLATAFADPQKGGSGKHEPMLMVLNWNKGRVFHTTLGHARPEGKVAMECVGFIATFQRGTEWAATGKVTIPVPKDFPTAEKVSIRPEAK
- a CDS encoding sugar phosphate isomerase/epimerase family protein, encoding MNTLSRRSFLRLSAGSALLAAGAGSVGLTPSALAIEPINRAGKPRFMLSLAAYGFRDYFPWMRGKQKTIADASKQMDMFKFVDYCADHNCEGAELTSYFFDPKTTTDDLLKLRRHAFLRGVIISGSAVGNNFARVKGPELDAEIADVKKWIDQASVLGAPHIRVFAGQQAKGVEEAVALKNCIEALEECCDYAGKKGIILGMENHGGIVTLPDQLLNMVKAVKSPWLGINLDTGNFRTEDPYGDLAKCAPYAVNVQVKVEIQFGPKAEKVHSDLKKLMKIMKDANYQGFVALEYEAKPDPYDAIPKHLEELRAAFA